From the Hyphomicrobiaceae bacterium genome, the window AGCGCCACGACCTTCTAGCCGACCGGCCGCTCATACCGTGCGCTTAACCGGCGTCTTGGTGCGGCTTTCATGTTCTGCAGCCCGCCTTCCCAGTATCGGCACGGGCGGCGCGGTGGGAGAGCTACGCCCAAAGAAATGCCTTGCGAGATCTACACTTTCGTATTTGCCGATCGCGGAGCGATGTTCCGAAAGCCATGCATCTGCCGCCGAGCGCCCCGCACCGTGGAGATACGTGATCGTGCTCCACTCCGGTTTGAGTGTCGTCTCCGGGCTCATCGTTGCAGTCACTGGACTTGCATCGATCAAATGAAACCGATGTCGTGCGATTGGCGCAAGGCGTCCCTTGGGAAGGATTGTGCCTGCGGTTTCACGCACCGCGTTGATGATTTCTACATCGCGCAACAACGGCGCGTTGAACGTCAAGCGCGTCGCATGGTTGGAGATATCCCGCACACTTGTTGGATGCTCTTCGATGACAAGGGGCGACAGCGTGACGAGCAATGTGTCCGCAACCGGACTTTCAACGGCAAGCGTCACCAAATCTGGATTAGCAGAGAACCCGCCGTCCCAATAGGCCGCTCCATCGATCTCGACAGCGTGATGAACGGTCGGCAGGCACGCCGACGCCAGCACTGCTTCGATGGTCAGCTCTTTGCGGCGAAAGAGGCGTGCGCGCCCGGTTGGAACATGGGTCGCCGCGATCAGAAGCTCACAACCGCCGTTGCCGCGCAGAGCGTCGAAATCGATATGATCGGCGAGGATGCGCCGTAGTGGATCGAAACCAAGCGGATTGAACTCGTAAGGAGACCACAAGGTTGCAACTTGCGCCAAAGAGTTGGAGCGCGACAGTCCGTAAAGGAACGGATTCAGTCGTGTCAGGTCCGGCACGCCGGCCTTGTGAACCGCTTGCCAGATCTTGAAAAGGTTTTCACGCGCAGTTTGGCGGGTTCCTGTCGCCAAACCGCTTGCAAGCGCGACGGCATTCACCGCGCCTGCGCTCGTGGCGCTGATCCAACCGAACTCGAGGCACTTGTCCTCCAGCAGCCGATCAAGCACGCCCCAAGTGAAAGCGCCATGCGCGCCTCCACCCTGCAGAGCGAGATTGAGTTCCAGTTTTTTGCGCAAGTGGCCCCACTGCATTGTCCGCATCCATGACGTGTGCGTCATGCCAGACAACATGCATAGCGCGTCGGGCGCAGTTATGTCAGCTCAAACGGTTTGCGCAGCGCAGAGCGCGGCAAAAAGACCGGGAAGCCGTCGACATGTGACACAATGGCGTCAATCGCGAACGCATTTGCAAGGTTCTCACTGCTCAAGACTTGAGCGGGCGGCCCGTCTGCAATGCAGCATCCGGCCTTGAAAATTGCAACGCGCGTTGCGTATCGTGCGGCGAGAGAGAGATCATGCAATGCTGTCACGACAGCTTTGCCTTCCTGCGAAAGCCGTTGCAGCTCTTCAAAAAGCAGCAATGCATGAGCAGGATCCAGCCCCGCTGTTGGCTCGTCGGCGATGAGGTAAGTTGCCTCTTGTGCAAGCGCACGCGCAAACAACACGCGCGCGCGTTCGCCACCTGAAAGCCGCGCGACAGAACGCTGCGCGAGATGCGAAACATCCATACGCACCATGGCCTCAGCGATGGCTCTTTTGTCCGCATCGCCAAGACCGCTCGCAAGGCTTTGATGTGGCAAGCGGCCGAGCGCAACCACCCGCTCGCCGCTCAAACCCCAGTGCACTGTTCTGTCCTGTGGAAGGTATGCCAACTTCCGTCCAAGCGAATGGCGGTCGTAATGCGAAAGTTCATGCTCATCGAGAAGAATGCGGCCACGTTCGGGCGTCAGCAGTCTCGCCATGGACTTCAGTGCTGTGGATTTCCCAGCGCCGTTTGCACCTATGATCGCGACGAACTCGCCGGGATCAACGGCAAAGTTCAAATCGGTCAGCACAACGCGCTCGCCAAGGCGCACATCGATGTGTTCGCAAACCAAGCTCATGGGGCCAGCTCCGAACGCTTCTGCAGTACGAGCCACAGGAAGAATGGCGCACCTATGAGCGCAGTCAGCACGCCGAGCCGCAAGTCGCCGTAGGGCGCAAACAGGCGCAGCGCCACGTCCGCAAACAATACAAGGGCCGACCCGCCCCAAAGGCTAGGCCACAACAGACCGCCAGGACTTTCGCCCACCAGCGGGCGCAATAGATGGGGCACGACGAGACCGACGAAGCCGATGGAACCCGCCACCGCCGTCGCAGCGCCGACCGCAAGCGCAGAGCCCGCGATGATCTTGAAGCGCAGTCCGTTCGGATCGACGCCAAGATTCTGCGCGGCCTCCTCGCCAAGACTGAGAGCTTCCAGATCCCGCCCCGTCGTCAACAGCATCGCGAGCCCAACGGCGATAAGCGGCGCAGCCAGCCAAACATGCATCAGCGATCGGTCCGTCAGCGAACCCATCAGCCAGACCATGATCTCAACGGAGGCAAACGGATTGGCCGAAAGGTTGAGGGCAAGCGTCGTCAAGGCGGCCGTGGTAGCAGAGACGGCAACACCAGCAAGTATCAGCGACGTCGTCGATCCGCTCATGCCTGCTAGAGCGACGATGGCGACGGCGGCAACCGAGGCGCCCGCGAGGCCTCCGAGAGGTAAGGCAAGCGCGAAGGCGCCAGCGAGCCCTGAGTGGATCGCTGTCACAGCACCGAGCGCCGCACCGCCGGAAATACCGAGCAAGCCGGGCTCTGCGAGCGGGTTGCGCAGATACCCCTGCAACGCCGCGCCTGCCAAACCAAGCGCAGCGCCGACCAGTGCGCCAAGGATGGCGCGCGGAAGACGTATCTCGAAAAAGACCAGCCGGGCCGCATCGGCCGTACCGGGAAGCCCGAAGCCTTCTGGTCCAACCGACAGCGATGCGAGGAAGCCGGCGACAGCAAGCCCAAGCGCCAGCAAACTTGCGCGCGAAATCATGGAGTGGTCCGCGTGCTCAGAACGGGCCACGAGTGGCTAATCGCAACGCTGGAGCGCTTCATGGCGGCCAGCAAATCGACAGCATCAGCGATGCGTGGCGTTGCGCACATCCACAACGGCATCGGCAGATGCACGTGGGGACGCTTATTCAGCAGTTGTGCAAAGGCAGGATGGCGCAGATTGTCAGCCAGCACTGTTTTGAAATCGTTTGGCGCATTCGCTAGAACGATGAGATCCGGTGGCGCGGCGACGAGTTCTTCCAAAGGTAACCGGCCAGCCGGACCAAGCTTGATATCACGCGCGATGTTGCGAAATCCTGCGGCCTCCAACGCCGCATCGAGCAAAGTCCCCGAACCAGACGCAAGCGAATTCACCTGATAGGCAATCGCCGTCGGCCGCGCCGGCACAAGAGAGCGCGCCTCCAACAGCCTGTTGTCAAACTCCTCTATGAGCTTTTCACCGCGCGCCGGTTCGCCCGTAGCGGCCGCAATGGTCCGCAGCGTTTCCTTCATGCCTGCGAAGTCGGCCGCCAGCGGCACGACCAGAACATTGACGCCCAAGCGCTTGAGAAGATCGACGGTGGGTCCGGTGGTGTACTCGCCTGCGATGACGAGATCCGGCTTGAGCGCCAGCACCTCCTCGGCAGTTCCCTTCACCTGTTTCAGACCTCTGAGCTTGGAGGCATTGGCCGACAACGTCCGGTCGGTAGCCAAGAAACTTACCGCCGCGATGCGTTCGCGATCGACCAGATCCACGAGCAGTTGATCGGTGCACAGGTTTAGCGAAACGATGCGCTGCGGCGCCTCGGCCAAGGCTTTAGCGTTGACGGCAACGAGTGCCATCAAGGCAGCTAATGCCAAACATGCAAAACCGCAGCGCAACGTGTTCGCTCCTACTTGTATTGCGCCCACTCCAACGTGGAGGGGTCTTCGAACTTGATCCGCATACCCGCGTAGGCAGCCAATCCGGCGGTATTGAAGCCGTAAACCTCCTCATAGTTCTGATTGAGCAGGTTCTCGATACGCCCGAATAGTTCCATGTTCGGAGCTATCTGATAGGAAGCTGCCGCCGACACAAGCCAATAGCTGTCTAACGCTACGCGTTGCGAGGAGAATGTAATAGCGCTGAAGCCGAGATCCTGCATCTGGCCATTGTAAATGGCGGCAAGATTGAAATTACCCTTACCGGCATCGAACACGTAATTCAGCTCCGCGCGGCCGGAATGGGGCGGACGGCGCACTTCTTCCTGCCCGTCGCTTTCCTTTGCATTGAGGTAGGTATAGGCGGCCCCGAGGGTCAAGCCGTCCATGACGAGAAACTTGGCGGAAACCTCCACGCCCTCGCGCGTACTTTGGCCGGTCCGGTTAAATGGAATGAAGCAGAACGGCGTGCTCCCGCAGGCGCTGGCGGGCGGCACAAAGTCGAAGTCGATTTCATCCTCCAGATTGGCGTTGAAATAGGTCACGTCCACGATGCCCTTGCCGGCGAGGAAAGTCGTCTCTAGGCCCACGTCCCAGCCAAGGCTAGTCTCCGGTTTAAGATCGGGATTGGCAACGAAGCCGTAAAAGACGCCGAACTGTTCCGAAAAGCTCGGATACTTGATACCCGTGCCAACGCTGGAATGCAGACGGAACGGCGTCGCGATCTGCAACGATCCCGTCACGCGCCACGTCGTTGCGTCCTCAAAACCTTCGTTGTTGTCGTGCCTGATATTGGCGGTTAGAGACAACGTGTCGAAGTATTCGCCTCTGATCTCACCGGCGACGGAATTGCGGTCACGCTCAAAGGCATCGGAGGCGATCAGCGGCTGCTCGAACGCTTCTCGCGTGTGTTCGAGCATTCCCGTAATCGCGTGCTGCACCGGGCCGCCTTCCCCGAGCCTGAAGGTCGAGAGGTAGCCGTACTTCGTAGTGGTCGAGATGTTTCGCGACAGAAGGCCCGCGGGCGGCGAGTAGATGCCCAGATCGAGATCGCTGTTCTCCGTCTGCGCGCCGTTCACGTAGAGCTTGTGCGTCCAGGCATGATCAAAGGTATCGAGCGTTGCATCCAAACGGCCAAGCCAAAGATCGCTTGCGAACGTCGAACGTTCCTCGGACGATACAAACAAGCCATCGCGGATATCGTTGCTACCGTCCCGGTCGCCGTCGCGGTGCGATGTGCGCACCGTTGCATCGATTTTCAGATTGGGCAGAACGAGCAAACCGCCAGCGAAGCTCAAGGTGCGAAATTCGCCACCGTCCTTCTCCGTACCCGCATCGGATATATCGAACCCGTTGGTCCTGAGGCCCGACAGCGTAAGACTGCCGTGCGCGCGATCGGTGCCGCCAGAAATGCCAACCATCGCATCACGAGTGTTGAACGAACCACCTTCCACGCGGGCGCGAACGGTAAGCGGGCCTTTGCCGCCGCGCGTGATGATGTTTATCACGCCGCCGATCGCGCCTGAGCTATAGAGGCCGCTCTGGGGTCCGCGCAAAACCTCGATCTGCGCAATGTCGTCGACCATGAGGTTGGAAAAATCGAAAAAGCCGTCGCTCCCCGCGTTGACTTCGACGCCATCGATGAGAACTAGCGTTTGATTGCTTTCGGCGCCACGAATACGCACGACGGTGAGATTTTGACGGCCGCTTTGCTGACTGACCGAAACGCCGGGCAAGCTGCGCAAAGCGTCTGCCGCGGTTCGCACCTGACGATCCTTGAGCTCCGCGCGCGTAACGACCGAAACGGCGGTGCCCAGCTTGGACGCGGGTATGCCGGAAACATCGCCATTTGCAGTCGTCTGGTCGGAACCGTTGAACGCCGCGTCGGGAATGTCGCCTGCGACTTCGCCCACGTCGTCTGCTGGTGGAGCGGTATCATCCCCCGGCGCATTTGCGGCTTTCTTTGCTGGCTCGGCCGGTGGGCCGTCTGTCGATTTCACCACCTGCGGCTTAGGTTTTGCCTTCGGTTTCGGTGTGGTCGCAGGCGCAGCTTCCAGCGTTGCACCCTCCACCACAACAGGCGGCAGCTCAGCATCGGCCAATTTCGCATCCTGAGCCCGCACAGTTGCAGGCAATACGTGCGTGAATACGCCACCTGCCAGCGCAAGCGCTGCACAGTTGATCTTGGTGGCGGTCCTTCTCGTCGTCATGTGTTCCCCCGTCGATATGGCGACCGGTGGAATGCGCCTCTTACGCTAGGGAACGTATTCACTTCGACTTCGAAACTGGTGCCGATAATCCGGCTAACGACTACGATCTTGCAGTTTCGAGACTTGCTATTCCCCGACACGTCAGATGCTGATTCCCACTAGGTCTTGCATCAGTCGCCACTACGGGTGTCCGCTCTTCCGCGCGCCCCGCACGGATGATGGGCGACGTGTGTCGGCAGGTCTCCTGGCTCACGGCTCGAACGCTTCCAGTCCGCCTTCCCGAACTAGACCATACGTGGTCCTGTCAGTGGCGCTTTTGGCTGAAAACTTGCCGTTTACAGTTGCGGGGGCAGCCTCGGTTTTGATCCCTTGCGGGCTCTCACCGTGTTCCCATTTTCACCGGCCGAATGTCACTTCGGTCGGAACCGTCACATCTGCATAAGGAACAGATCGAGCCGAACCCGTCAAGCGCGGCAAAACGGAAGTGTTGCGCGTATGCACCCATAAATGCACGTTCAGCGAAAATTGCTAGAAGCACCAGATCGCGTCAGACAAAGCGGCAAGATCAAGCAGGATGGCTTTTCCGCGCCAAGCAATGCCCGTAACGGCCACAACCACAAGGGCGCCGACGGCCGCCATAACCCATGGCCGCACCGAAGGTGGAAGTATCGATTTGTGATCGGGATCCATTTTCCGGTCCAGAACGATTGGCAATTATTCCGCTGGTTGAGGGTTGTGCCGCGGTGCGCTCTCTTCCTGAATCGGAAGGTGTATCAGAGCCGCAAACACGGCAAGCCCCAGAGAGATCCACCACATGATGTCATAGGATTTTGTGACGTCGAATAGGAATCCTGCGGACCAGGCTCCAAGAAACGACCCGATCTGATGGAAGAAGAACACGATGCCGTAAAGCATTGTCATCCACTGGGCGCCGAAGAACGTGCCAACCAACCCGCTCGTCAATGGAATGGTCGACAGCCATAACAGCCCCAGCGCAAAGCTCAAAATAATCACACTCTGGGGTGTGATCGGCAGAAATAGAAATCCCAGGAACACGATGGCACGGCCAAGATAGATGAGACTCAGCCCTACCCGCTTCGGGATGAAGCGCGCGGACTGACCTGCGGCCCATGTGCCTGCAAGATTTCCCAAACCCACAACTGTCAGTGCCGTGACGGCAACGCCTGGAGCCAGCCCCTGATCGGCGACGTATGCAGGCAAATGGGTGCTAAAGAACGCGACGTGAAATCCGCACACAAAGAAGCCGGCATTGAGTAGCCAATAGCTTGGCAACCGGAACGCTTGCTTTAGCGCCTCCCTCAGCGATTGGGAGGCTGCGCCTGTGACGTGCCTATGGGGCTGCCCGGAGATCAGGTAGGCGAGAGGAAGAATTGTCAGCGCGGTGAAAAGCAGAA encodes:
- a CDS encoding MFS transporter; protein product: MKHDEITPPGDRWWLAVVAAASIAAIAMGLRQVMGLYLKPISMDLGLGRQVFSLAIAIANLVWGIAAPFVGAASDRYGAWLVAVMGGVTTAIGLYLTYAAHSETMLLVAGVFLGLGVAGAGVNAMVGAAARAAPVELRTQAIAMLGMGSGVGILIALPYAHVLIEELGWKSSLIVLLFTALTILPLAYLISGQPHRHVTGAASQSLREALKQAFRLPSYWLLNAGFFVCGFHVAFFSTHLPAYVADQGLAPGVAVTALTVVGLGNLAGTWAAGQSARFIPKRVGLSLIYLGRAIVFLGFLFLPITPQSVIILSFALGLLWLSTIPLTSGLVGTFFGAQWMTMLYGIVFFFHQIGSFLGAWSAGFLFDVTKSYDIMWWISLGLAVFAALIHLPIQEESAPRHNPQPAE
- a CDS encoding iron ABC transporter permease — its product is MISRASLLALGLAVAGFLASLSVGPEGFGLPGTADAARLVFFEIRLPRAILGALVGAALGLAGAALQGYLRNPLAEPGLLGISGGAALGAVTAIHSGLAGAFALALPLGGLAGASVAAVAIVALAGMSGSTTSLILAGVAVSATTAALTTLALNLSANPFASVEIMVWLMGSLTDRSLMHVWLAAPLIAVGLAMLLTTGRDLEALSLGEEAAQNLGVDPNGLRFKIIAGSALAVGAATAVAGSIGFVGLVVPHLLRPLVGESPGGLLWPSLWGGSALVLFADVALRLFAPYGDLRLGVLTALIGAPFFLWLVLQKRSELAP
- a CDS encoding patatin-like phospholipase family protein, with amino-acid sequence MQWGHLRKKLELNLALQGGGAHGAFTWGVLDRLLEDKCLEFGWISATSAGAVNAVALASGLATGTRQTARENLFKIWQAVHKAGVPDLTRLNPFLYGLSRSNSLAQVATLWSPYEFNPLGFDPLRRILADHIDFDALRGNGGCELLIAATHVPTGRARLFRRKELTIEAVLASACLPTVHHAVEIDGAAYWDGGFSANPDLVTLAVESPVADTLLVTLSPLVIEEHPTSVRDISNHATRLTFNAPLLRDVEIINAVRETAGTILPKGRLAPIARHRFHLIDASPVTATMSPETTLKPEWSTITYLHGAGRSAADAWLSEHRSAIGKYESVDLARHFFGRSSPTAPPVPILGRRAAEHESRTKTPVKRTV
- a CDS encoding TonB-dependent receptor, producing the protein MTTRRTATKINCAALALAGGVFTHVLPATVRAQDAKLADAELPPVVVEGATLEAAPATTPKPKAKPKPQVVKSTDGPPAEPAKKAANAPGDDTAPPADDVGEVAGDIPDAAFNGSDQTTANGDVSGIPASKLGTAVSVVTRAELKDRQVRTAADALRSLPGVSVSQQSGRQNLTVVRIRGAESNQTLVLIDGVEVNAGSDGFFDFSNLMVDDIAQIEVLRGPQSGLYSSGAIGGVINIITRGGKGPLTVRARVEGGSFNTRDAMVGISGGTDRAHGSLTLSGLRTNGFDISDAGTEKDGGEFRTLSFAGGLLVLPNLKIDATVRTSHRDGDRDGSNDIRDGLFVSSEERSTFASDLWLGRLDATLDTFDHAWTHKLYVNGAQTENSDLDLGIYSPPAGLLSRNISTTTKYGYLSTFRLGEGGPVQHAITGMLEHTREAFEQPLIASDAFERDRNSVAGEIRGEYFDTLSLTANIRHDNNEGFEDATTWRVTGSLQIATPFRLHSSVGTGIKYPSFSEQFGVFYGFVANPDLKPETSLGWDVGLETTFLAGKGIVDVTYFNANLEDEIDFDFVPPASACGSTPFCFIPFNRTGQSTREGVEVSAKFLVMDGLTLGAAYTYLNAKESDGQEEVRRPPHSGRAELNYVFDAGKGNFNLAAIYNGQMQDLGFSAITFSSQRVALDSYWLVSAAASYQIAPNMELFGRIENLLNQNYEEVYGFNTAGLAAYAGMRIKFEDPSTLEWAQYK
- a CDS encoding ABC transporter ATP-binding protein: MSLVCEHIDVRLGERVVLTDLNFAVDPGEFVAIIGANGAGKSTALKSMARLLTPERGRILLDEHELSHYDRHSLGRKLAYLPQDRTVHWGLSGERVVALGRLPHQSLASGLGDADKRAIAEAMVRMDVSHLAQRSVARLSGGERARVLFARALAQEATYLIADEPTAGLDPAHALLLFEELQRLSQEGKAVVTALHDLSLAARYATRVAIFKAGCCIADGPPAQVLSSENLANAFAIDAIVSHVDGFPVFLPRSALRKPFELT
- a CDS encoding ABC transporter substrate-binding protein; this translates as MALVAVNAKALAEAPQRIVSLNLCTDQLLVDLVDRERIAAVSFLATDRTLSANASKLRGLKQVKGTAEEVLALKPDLVIAGEYTTGPTVDLLKRLGVNVLVVPLAADFAGMKETLRTIAAATGEPARGEKLIEEFDNRLLEARSLVPARPTAIAYQVNSLASGSGTLLDAALEAAGFRNIARDIKLGPAGRLPLEELVAAPPDLIVLANAPNDFKTVLADNLRHPAFAQLLNKRPHVHLPMPLWMCATPRIADAVDLLAAMKRSSVAISHSWPVLSTRTTP